The nucleotide window atataaaaataataaaaaataaaaaatttcaaaacaacaaCTATTTTGGGatgtcttcaaaaaaaaaaaacagagagtaaatatctgtaaataaataaaataaaataaaatgggtTGAGTTGGGCCAAAAGAAGGCCCATAATTTCCCAGCTGACCCGCACCGACAACATTCAATATAAAACTGGAGCCTGGCAAAAAGGGAGGGAATTTTTTGGTAAGCAGTGTTTTCTCGGGAGAAGCAAAAGGCCAAACGAAACCAATGAAGCTCTCGTTCTCTCTGCCATCGAAACCCTCTTCAAACCCTAACCCCAAACCCTCAACCGCATTCAACGACAGCAACGCCGACACAAACGACGACGGCTCAATTCAATACGTCAACGAATTCGACGCCTCGCAACCCCTACGCGGCGACCCCAAAACCCGCGTAATCCCTCCGATCCCTAACGAATGGCTGATGAAACCCGAATCCGAGAATCGCTCCGAGGTCCGGTCGCTCTCTGCCAGGATTTCCAACGGTCTCAATCTCCGGCCGAAGCTCGAATCGGAGAACGGGGAACGTGATGAACGGTTGAGATCTGCAGGCGTGGATTTGGAGACGCTGGCGCTCCAGAAATTGAAAGAGGACTTGGAGCGGTTGCCGGAGCACAGGGGAATGGAGGAGTACAACGACGTGTCGGTGGAGGGCTACGGGTCGGCGTTGCTTGCCGGGTACGGGTGGTGTCCGGGCAAAGGAATAGGGAAGCACGCTGAGAAGGATGTCAAGGTCGTGGAGTTCAATCGGAGACCGAACGACAGGCACGGGTTAGGGTTTCGTATGAGTCGTATAGACGACCAGCAGTGAAAAAGGATTTTTAGGATGGTAGTGCCAAAATTACAAGGTGTTTTCcttgttgcaatttttttatttataaatagctTGTGCTAAAGTATATATCAACACATTATTAAACAATCTTTTGAAGACTAGTGgtctcaaattcaaatttctacTATCATATGGGATCACTAAAAGGACTAGTACCCGTTGTGATGCTCCGTTTTCGGTTTTTTCATTcgattaatttgattttttttgttgtgcttCACCCATCATCATTTGAAGTACAGCCTAAAATTCAATTTATCTAGATCGTTAATGGGATGATGAACAATGGAACCTTGATGGAGATGAGAAAAGCTACGATAGATGAGGAAGTTAGGATGTTAGTTGTACATTCATAAGAAAGATAAATTATATAGTATACGGGTCTGATTTGGTGTTTAAGTGAAAACAATCGATAGCTGAATTGGgttcaaattaaaattgattttttaatcttttccgCATCCGTTCCGTTCGATTCAATTTGATTCAGCGATTTACTAGTTTAGATGCCCACCCGTAATAAAAATTCGAAGGGTTTGCATCAGACCTAGCATATtggtaaaaaacaaaaacaaaaaaaaacaaaaaaaacctaacGTCCCTGGTAAGTGGCCTTACGTCTGTTCTCAACTCTTCCTCGCGTCTCCAACATTCCCTTCCTTCATTGTTGCTGCACTCTTATACGAGTATCGCTACAAGGTGGCTGAGAGTTGGAGTCCCCTCAATTATGATATTCTCTACTCTGCTTCTCTCATTGCCTCCCTTCCTCCACCAAATTTATCCATCCCCATCCTCCATTGTTGTTGGTGAGAGTTAGAGTTTtttcaataagaaataaatttgCATCCTTGGGTGATTGGGTGGGTTGAAGAATCAAGAGGTTCACTTGTCTATTCTTCTCCAAAAACATGTCTGACAAGGAGGTTGAAGATTGAGGTACATACCCAATTTTTAGTGtaattttgttgtaaaaattGTTGTACAGGttcttagtttttgtttttttgaataTGCAATTTGTTGTAAAAATTGATTAGTGTAATTAGTTGGGTCTAGCTAGCATGTAGTTCGTGGGTACTGGGTGGCTATAATGTTAACTGAATGtgataatatttgaattaattagaTCTCCAACCTAGTTTGTTCGATGGTTTCTATCTGCCTAGCTTTTGTAATTTGCATTTCTTTGTTGTGTATGGGTGTCTTTGTTGTCTTTCTCAAGATGTATTCTTTGTTATGTTCTTGGCTAGCACACCTTGCAGTTACATCTCCTTCCCCAAGCTGTAATTTTCTAACTTTGTTAATGTAATTTCTACAATCATTTTCCCTGAATGGCATATTCTCATGCCCTCTAGCTTCAACTACCATTGAATTATAATTCTTATTTACTCTTATTCCAACTTTATCATTCACTTCAATCTTCCTTTTCATATACAAACTTATTGCACGATTCATTCGAACAATATCGAGCATTGTCCGAATTCAATCCATGATTATGATGGAGTTTGACCGAGTTCACTTTCCACCTTCCATCCAAGCATATACCTGCCCTAAGTTGAGCCTTGCAATTGCATTTTATGCTTGGATATGGATTTAGCACATTGCTTGCAGTACTTTGTGGGATCCCTGATCCAGAACATGATAAAGTCACATATTTCAATTCCCCACAATCTTCTTTCTTCGATGATCTCTTCTTCATTGGGAAATTTACTCGAtttgcatatttttttataataataatcaacCACCTCATCAGCTGTGttaaaaatcatatttatcTTAGGTTCTTACGTTGTTTCTTCTGAGTAGATCTCCAGTCCAGTCTCACCAATCTCAACctcatcattttcttcactCATCTCCAAATTTGAATGGCTTCTTGAAGATTCTTCCATCCTAAATAATtccaaatattaatataaacttCATATAATACATATGCAGTGTAATACCAATTAATTTAAGAtggtatatatgtatttatatgtaattTAAGAGCACTTATACAAGAACAATTATGATAGACAAGAACAAGGTTGGCTGTTTAAATAAGCAATCCCTCATGCAACATGGTTTTCTACATCCTACTTATTTAGTATTGTATGGTTGAGACAAAGCGACTGACCTTGGAAGGATTAACAACCCCATTGTTGAGACAAAACGACTGACCTTGGAAGGACTACCAAAataatatgtatattatatacatgggtaAAATCTAGGATCCACCTAGATTAGGAAGGAAGTGATGTGGAGACGCGATACTCCTATCACAGCCACGTTCTAGCGATATTCCTATCACAATGCAGCAACAATGGAGGAAGGGAGTGTTGTGGAGACGTGAGGAAGAGTTGAGAACAGACATGAGGCTGCTTACCAAGGACGTtatggttttttaattttttttttcaatttttttatttaaggattattgaaaagagaataaataaaaaatagaatacaCATGGcaacattcattaattgactAGTGGTTAATATTGCGTGTCTAAACAGCATAACCCTAGAAAAAAATGCTTAACTACGATGGAAATGGGAATGACATATCCATTCCATTTGCCCTATTGTCATCCCTAGTTGGATTGGGTTTTTTAAAACCATACTGCTTGGAATAGGTTAAATTGGGGCAAAGGAAAAGCCCATAAATGCTCCACCACTAGCCACACCAAAAACACACGCAAAATAAAAAGCTGGAGCCTTTAGAGCACATCCAGTCTAAAAGGCAAGGATAAggcaaaggcaaggcaagggcagacactattcacataaatagtgtcagcctttctttttttggttccaccccaaaggGCAAGGGTAGAGGCAAACACTattcattttactttatttttttttttttttacttaactattaattttgacttttcaaataatatttttggttgccaCATGTCActattataaaattctcacctaaaatttcaaataacatTTTCggattaaattttcaaattaaattttcaaataagattttcggtgGCCACGTGTCCattaaatttcagataaaattttcggatgaGATTCTCAGTTGTCACGTGTCTTATTTccgataagatttttggatatttattataaaaaaattataatctcatatttcagaaaCGATTTTCACCTTCTAAAATTACGCCACGTGTCTCATgttagataagattttcagatatttattaaaaaattataatatcagatttcagataagataccctctaaaattgcgcCATGTGTCATCTCCATCTTCTAAATCCCTCTATAGAACTACACCCtcaactcatacctctcaTACCATATCTTCTCTattctttcatttctcagattttacaaaacataTTCTACTCTCAATGTCTAACCTGAGGAGGGTGTTGGAATGGCAAGAgctagaagaggaagaaatcaGGCGCATATGTGCTGAAGAAGATCGTGAGGCcgatgaagaggaggaagaaatgGTTGTAGCGGTGTGTATGCTTAATGAATCTAGGCAACACTATCGTCATCATGCCctgaatgtggacagacataggcaGTCTCGGGATAAGAATCTCTTGgaagattactttatcccaaattcgttatattatgtttctcattttcgagggagatatagaatgcaggctcatttgttccaaaaaatcatgcatgatatttgtaattacgacacaAACTTTGTTCAGAAGTATGATgttgtttgggttttgggttttcttccagagcaaaaacttacagctgctttgcagatgcttgcttatggggcatccacagagcaggtggatgagattgagcGGATGAGAAAATCaactatcctagagtgctttgtgagattctgtgatgcagtAGAAAATTTCTACAAGAGGGAGTACCTTCGTAAACCTACGGCTAGGGACCTCCGAAGGCTTGTATAAAAGGCTgaggctcgaggtttcccaggaatgattggaacataactatcctagagtgctttgtgagattctgtgatgcagtAGAAAATCTCTACAAGAGGGAGTACCTTCGTAAACCTAGGGCTAGAGACCTCCGAAGGCTTGTACAAAAGTCTGAGGCTCGAGTTTCCCAGGAATGATTGGAACATAgattgcatgcactggcagttGAAGAATTGCCCAGCTGCTTGACAAGGAGATTATGGGAATTgaaagggccaaaaaagtataattttggaGGCCGTAGCTTAATTCGAcacttgggtttggcatgccttgttCAGAGTTGCCAGATCTCAGAATGACCTTAATATGCTTGGTCAATCCTCAGTGTTTTAAGGATGTATTCCGAGGTCATTCCCCACAGATCACGTATCGAATCAATAATACCGTATACTCGGGTACGTACTACCTTGTCGACAgaatttatcctaggtggacgacattcgtgaaaacaattctgaatccccaatccgagaaggaaaaaagcttTGCTGCCTTTCAAGAAGGTTATAGGAAAGACATGGAAATGTGTTTTggtatcttgcaagctcgttgggcaATTATCAGGGGTGCTGCTCAGATGCTTGATAAAGAGGTGCTGCggagcattatgatgacttgcataatcctccacaacatgattgtggaggatgtgTATGACTATgatgctccagaggtgttCAAACCCGATCACATGAGCATGACATTGACTagaatttatgaaaggccAATAGGAGCAAATAGACAACCAATGGAGCACGAACCGTTAATTCGGGATGGTCGATACAACAACCCCATGGTTTATCGTTATCAGGAAATGCAATCTTTGTATGTTCAAgagacgtcaagttgacttgatcgagcacttATGGGAGATGAAAGGCAATTACAGTGAATGAAGTCAAGTTTAATGCTTCGTTTTGTGTGTGGTGTGcttggaattatgctttgtttttaattatgctttgttttatgtgtgatttgtttggaattaggctttgtttttaattatgctttattttgtgtgtggtttGTAATGAATaatggtttgtttttaattatgcgaAGTTTTGATGTatgaaatgtttttaataaatagctatattatttaatgctttctttattgaataaaagggaaacaatacaacaaattaatacatatGACAACTCTTTCAATACAACCTAATGGTTgtgatcatttaaccaatttgtattgctaggtccgtcgtcatggaaaagttttcttctcatcacatcccaTCGTTTTTGCTTCCAATATGACTTTGTTTCAGGAGATATATGGCTTGTATCTATGaccatgattttcatctctctgtcCTCCATATCTTGTTCTTGTGCCTGCTGCCTTTGAATTACAAATGCTTCATGTCGTGTTTGGTctgctttttctcttttcaagtctctctcaattctcagTGCGttgttcttagctatttgTTCCAAAAATTGTGCACATTCATTGTTCGAAGTACTCCCTTTCTTGGCCTTTaccgcctttctcccaataggtctcgGCACAAGTGGGAGTGGTGAGTCTTGATCCATTGGGGAGTCCAATGGTGAATTAGTTGCCCGTGAATCGTGGAACGACGTCCCATTCAACACAACCAGCAGACTGttggaaataattttgaatctcgaaCAATTCTTCACAACTTCCCAACATTGGTGACTCAAGAAACTGCCTTGGCCCAaagcaccgaaccacatttgtgcttgtaagctctattaaaaataaataattggaaatgcaagaacaaaaatataaatatggaagaaaatataaataaattggaaatgcaaggaaaaaaatgaatacggaagaaaatataaacaatttggaaatgcaagaaaaaaaatgattatgcaagaaaatataaacatatcggaaatgcaagaaaaaaaaaatgattatgtaacaaaatataaataaattggaaatgcaagaagaaaaaaaaaagaatatgcaaaaaaaaaatacattaaattgaataaaatggcaattataaatattttacctcatcggcAAGATTTTGACTGCTTCGAATGTTGTCCCTCGCTTTTGCCAATGAAtctctccatttccctaattcttcatttaaaattttccatcTATTGGCCAAGGCCATTCCGTCCTAAGTGAACCCGATCTTTTAGcaaattctccatgaattttgctctACATATGACataacttcatctcattgtcCGTGACCGGGCAATGACTAACTTTCACCCAACACTCACACAACACAATATCTTCCTGAGTTGTCCACGCGCCTCCACCTTCGACAGAAGTgaccatttattttttgagtaatgctatttgaacacacaacattgaccaccttatgtggcaactgatgtgtcatgtcatgtcaattaatgaatgctGCCGTGAGGCCACTCACTAGgaatgctagggttttttaatttgttttttaattgacatgacaacattcattaattgacatggcatgacacatcagttgccacataaggtggtcagttaaggtggtcaatgttgtgtgtctaaatagcattacgtggaagaaaaatatgagtggaaagtaaaaaatattggaaaaaaaatatgagtggattccaaaaaatattggaagaaaaatatgagtgGATtccaaaaaatattgaaagaaCAATATGAGTGGAGAGTAAagaatattggaaggagaagagttgtatgaagatttggtgtggaaagtgaataaaatgttTAGGTATTTAGAGCATTTTCACCAGTtagccccttgccatggcaaggggagccctagggcagctactattcacgtgaatagtggctgccctagcccccCTCAGCAAAGCTTGTTTCCAGCAGTTTAGGCTTGCCATGACAAaaactattcattttttaatatttttttcacaactttgtttacttaaacaattaatttggataatatttttggaaaagattcttgggttcctacgtgtcaatactattcatatcggataagattttcggtttcaaatttcagataaatttcaaatttcagatacatttcaaaattcaaaattcagataaattcaaaatgtcaaatttcagatacatttcgaaattcaaatttcagataaatttcaaatttcaaatttcatttgaatttaaaatttcagataagattttcaccttCTAAGATTGCGCAGCGTGTCATATCTATCTGTctacatttttctataaaaccagaggttcagctcatacctcccacaccagttcttctctacatttccatttctcatattttagatttcattctccattctcaatggcagacatgcaagaggttttggagaggcaagagcgagaaactagagaaagaatgcgtagacgagctacaagcaaaagggcgcagagagaactagatgagcaacttggcatagcagttgctttgctggaggaagaaaaccagagtcgccgtggttcacgagaaggccgtggcccaaatgtggacagacatagacattctCGGGGCAAGAATCTTAtgaaagattattttatcccacaatctctgtactctgatgtttattttcgagggagatatagaatgcaaccccgtttgttcaataaagtcatgcatgatatttgcaattatgatgaatattttgttcaaaagagaaattatgctggaaatttgggacttcttccagAGGAAAAGTTCACAGCtgtgatacgaatgttggcatatgggtcatctgctgatcaggtggatgagattacctggatggggaagtccactgttttggagagcttggtgcgattttgtgatgcagtggaaactctgtacaccagaGACTACCTACACAGACCTACGCCCAGGGACCTACAAcggcttctccaaaaagccGAGTCTCGAGGATTTCCTggcatgattggtagcattgactgcatgcactagtagtggaaaaattgtccaactgcttggcaaggggattacgaaaatagaaaagggcagaaaagtatcatcctggaagcagttgctggttttgatacatgggtttggcacgccttcttcggagttgccggatctcaaaacGATTTGAATGTCCTAGGTGATCACATATGAAATCAACAGTGCCATATACCAGAacgggtattatctagctgatggcatctacccgaggtggacaacatttgtgaaaacaattccacatccccgatcccataagCAAAAAAATTTTGCTCGCTATCAAGAGGGGTACAGAAATGATGTTGAGAGGtgctttggtatccttcaagcCCGGTGGGCTATTATCAGGGGAGCGGCACGTCTAtttgacgaggaggtgcttaggagtataatgatgacttgtatcatcctccataacatgattgtggaagatgaatatgattacgATATTGATGAAGTGTATGAACCAAATCTCATGGACACGGCCCTAAcatgaatttatgaaaaaccagtatggccaaatggagaaccagTGCAGCatgttttttatgtatggaatgttttgaataaaaaggatttttgttgaatattttttttattcactaaaagaaaagcaataaaactaataaaataaaataaatgaattaaacaaaacaaaaaatacaatgaaatcaaaggcaattaaactaagacatgaaaggcaagcaaactattttaatggttttcatcatttaaccaatccgtgttgctaggtccatcgtcacgaaaaagtcttcgtctcataacatcccttcgttctagcttccaaaattgttttgtttcaggggacatatggcttgtatccatgaccatggtttcccgatcttttttttcaatgtcttgttcgcgtacatactccctttctttgcgtacatactccctttcttttgcatattctagttgaatagccatatcgtgctcttgttgtttcaagtccatttcaattctcatggcttggtgctttgaaagttcctccaaaaatttagatgcattcttgctagaattactccctctcttcgccttcgctaccttcctcccaataggccttggctccttttcaatgggtgagtcttgactcatcggGGAATCCATAGATGAATCCGATGCCGGCGTCTCATGAAGTGGAGTCTCGTTCAAGACTACCGTCggacccgttggaataatttggaatctcttataagtcttcaccacctcccaacaatgggtatggttgaaactttttttcccttgcccagtagcaccaaaccacatttgtgcttgcataatctataaaaaaaaaaaaatggaaatgcaagaaactttaaaaaatattggcaatgcagcatgtaaaaaaaaactaatgcaaattcaataaattttaaaaaaaatgcaacatgtataaaaaaaaactagagacatattaacaaaatatataaattgcaagaaacatttaaataaaaattaatatgacatagaaattaatagaacgaaaatgacaaataatttacctcactgCTAAGGTTTTCTCCGCTTCGAtggttgtccatcgcttttgttaaggcatttctccatttcgccaactctttattaagaattttgcacctactggataatgccatTTCTGTACGTGACGAACCAAttgccctttcacaaaatgcttgatgaatttttttccacatatgagaaaatttaatctcattgcccgttacgggacaatgactaacttgGACTCAAGCCTCACAtaagctaacatcttccatcatgctccatgcccctccattttcagtagaagaacccataatatgatagagaaaaatacaacttgaaagtgaaaaaatattgagtagaaagtgaataaatattgaggagaaagtgaataatagtagaaggagaagaaaatgtaagaggatttggtgttaaaagtgaagagtattagttggtatttatacaaaaaaaattcagtaatttttgtgtatttttaaaaaaaaatttcgattttttttcaattttttattgcagaaaaattggctgccgttggattgaaggaaaaaatagaATCGGAGAGCCAATAGGCTGACATGTGGAAGGTAGTCGTTGGCGGCTA belongs to Prunus persica cultivar Lovell chromosome G4, Prunus_persica_NCBIv2, whole genome shotgun sequence and includes:
- the LOC18778361 gene encoding protein MOS2, encoding MKLSFSLPSKPSSNPNPKPSTAFNDSNADTNDDGSIQYVNEFDASQPLRGDPKTRVIPPIPNEWLMKPESENRSEVRSLSARISNGLNLRPKLESENGERDERLRSAGVDLETLALQKLKEDLERLPEHRGMEEYNDVSVEGYGSALLAGYGWCPGKGIGKHAEKDVKVVEFNRRPNDRHGLGFRMSRIDDQQ